A single region of the Lactobacillus xylocopicola genome encodes:
- a CDS encoding C69 family dipeptidase, whose product MKEYSACTTILVGKKASVDGSTMIARNDDTFRPITPQKFVIEPAVKGKQGRQIKSWLNEFRMDLPEDAQAVPAVPNVDYKHRGYYDESGINQENVAMSCTESTYGNERALAFDPLVKDGLDEDCMQTVVLPYIHSARGGVEYLGQLIKKYGSPAGNSVLFGDKDEIWYMEIVTGHHWVAQRIPDDAYAVAANRVSIEQVDFDDPTNFMWSEGIQNFVTEHHLNVDHEGWNFRHIFGTYSQQDRYYNTNRVWYGQKYFNPEVEQDPTDGDLPFIRRAAKKITREDIEFVLGSHYQNTPYDPFGKGTEEEKHRFRPIGLNRTQNAHILQIRNDVPNDRAGVMWLCIGGPTFTPFVPFFSNMSDTDPSYNNTSMDYNMNDAWWYYKSLAALVESHYPQFVQLDTVYLNELNQYYRRRVEDVLAGAQGKAGAALTAYLTKANQETVAYTRKRSEKLWAQMMIDSINMSKLTFNMDANL is encoded by the coding sequence ATGAAAGAATATAGCGCATGTACAACCATTTTAGTTGGTAAAAAAGCTTCAGTTGACGGCTCAACAATGATTGCCCGCAACGATGATACTTTCCGTCCGATTACCCCGCAGAAGTTCGTGATTGAACCTGCAGTCAAGGGCAAGCAGGGCCGGCAGATTAAGTCATGGCTCAACGAATTTAGGATGGACCTACCAGAGGACGCTCAAGCGGTTCCGGCTGTTCCTAATGTTGACTACAAGCATCGGGGCTACTACGATGAGAGTGGGATTAACCAGGAGAATGTGGCCATGTCCTGTACCGAATCAACCTACGGCAATGAACGTGCTCTGGCCTTTGATCCCTTGGTTAAGGACGGTTTGGACGAGGATTGCATGCAGACAGTGGTTCTACCATATATCCATTCGGCGCGGGGCGGCGTAGAATATCTCGGTCAGTTGATTAAAAAATACGGCTCGCCTGCGGGTAACTCGGTTCTTTTTGGAGATAAAGATGAGATTTGGTACATGGAAATTGTTACCGGTCACCACTGGGTAGCCCAACGCATTCCCGATGATGCCTATGCCGTTGCTGCCAACCGCGTTTCAATTGAGCAGGTGGACTTTGACGATCCCACTAACTTTATGTGGAGTGAGGGAATTCAGAATTTCGTGACGGAGCACCACTTAAACGTTGACCATGAAGGCTGGAACTTCCGTCATATTTTTGGTACTTACAGTCAGCAGGACCGCTACTATAATACTAACCGGGTTTGGTACGGCCAAAAGTACTTTAATCCTGAAGTAGAGCAAGATCCAACTGATGGTGACCTGCCCTTTATCCGCCGGGCTGCTAAGAAGATTACCCGGGAAGATATTGAATTCGTTCTGGGTAGTCATTACCAAAATACACCTTACGATCCTTTTGGTAAGGGCACGGAAGAGGAGAAGCACCGTTTCCGTCCAATCGGCTTGAACCGGACTCAGAATGCTCATATTTTGCAAATCAGAAATGATGTACCAAATGACCGAGCCGGAGTTATGTGGCTCTGTATTGGTGGGCCGACCTTTACGCCCTTCGTGCCGTTCTTTAGTAATATGAGCGACACGGATCCATCCTATAATAACACTTCAATGGACTATAATATGAATGATGCGTGGTGGTACTATAAATCACTTGCGGCACTGGTTGAAAGTCACTATCCGCAGTTCGTTCAACTAGATACGGTTTACTTGAATGAGCTCAACCAGTACTACCGCCGCCGCGTTGAGGATGTGCTTGCTGGTGCACAGGGCAAGGCTGGGGCTGCGCTCACGGCCTACTTGACTAAGGCCAACCAAGAGACTGTCGCATACACGCGCAAGCGGTCCGAAAAACTCTGGGCACAAATGATGATTGACTCCATCAACATGTCCAAGTTGACTTTTAATATGGATGCTAATTTGTAA
- a CDS encoding response regulator transcription factor: protein MLKIVLVDDDHLVTQALTTIIAAEADLEVVACAHQASAAVDYYQQYHPDVILLDIRLGKSSGLAAAQQILLADPAAKILLLTTFSDDEYLAKSIQLGVKGYLIKQNLAAIVPAIRTAAANQTVFSPEIMEKLQSSYTQLEAEVDLTQREKDILTLIAQGLNNKEIAKQLLLSEGTIRNYISQLLDKLALRDRTQLAIFYYRHFKH, encoded by the coding sequence ATGTTAAAAATAGTCTTAGTTGATGACGATCATCTGGTTACTCAAGCACTAACCACAATCATTGCGGCTGAAGCTGATTTGGAAGTGGTAGCCTGCGCCCACCAAGCAAGTGCTGCCGTGGACTACTATCAGCAATATCACCCCGACGTCATTCTCCTTGATATTCGCCTGGGTAAATCGTCGGGCCTAGCCGCGGCCCAACAAATTCTGCTGGCCGATCCCGCCGCCAAAATACTATTGTTGACAACTTTTAGCGATGACGAATACCTCGCAAAATCGATACAGCTCGGGGTCAAAGGTTACTTAATTAAGCAAAATCTAGCTGCGATTGTTCCCGCAATTCGAACAGCAGCTGCTAATCAAACCGTTTTTAGCCCCGAAATTATGGAGAAATTGCAAAGTAGCTACACCCAACTTGAAGCTGAAGTAGACCTAACGCAACGTGAAAAAGATATTCTGACCTTAATCGCCCAGGGACTTAATAATAAAGAAATTGCTAAACAATTATTGTTAAGTGAAGGCACCATCCGTAACTACATTAGCCAATTGTTAGACAAGTTAGCCCTCCGCGACCGCACGCAACTTGCGATATTTTACTACCGCCATTTTAAGCATTAA
- a CDS encoding ABC transporter permease — MMRHLIYYRVKVLLGNRNLLFWTLIFPLIMGFFFKLVFSNLDQMQLLDKSTPVAVVGNDRELRRGLTEVKNKNKPVFKVSHLSLAAAQKKLAAGELAGYYDTNAQPIKLVIAENGADQSILKEILSRYEQNGALFTELAKSGKVNLASLKVTDKHYTVNQVQGRNFSIMSFYFFTLIAMTIGYGLQFGLRNAEDEQADQSENGIRLALTPVPKMMVVISNLIAALIVFYAIVLIVLAVFHWGYQIDFGNRWELILLVCLMGSILQICLGKLTGNLMSKRSYSQKIGFSTLIISLLSLLAGMMGTQEIKYWIDLNLPLLGKLNVINLISDSIYQLFFYQSLSTFYQNLAWLLGLTVLFILLDYRFERRVQYDSL; from the coding sequence ATGATGAGACACTTAATTTATTACCGGGTTAAAGTTCTGCTGGGTAACCGAAACTTGCTTTTTTGGACCCTGATTTTTCCTTTGATTATGGGATTTTTCTTTAAACTGGTCTTCAGTAATTTAGACCAAATGCAGTTGTTAGACAAGAGCACGCCAGTTGCCGTGGTGGGAAATGACCGAGAATTGCGGCGCGGCTTAACTGAAGTGAAAAATAAAAACAAGCCAGTTTTTAAGGTGAGCCACTTGAGCCTGGCAGCTGCGCAAAAGAAGTTAGCAGCAGGAGAATTGGCCGGCTATTATGATACAAATGCTCAGCCAATTAAATTAGTGATTGCCGAGAACGGTGCCGATCAAAGCATTTTAAAAGAAATTTTAAGCCGCTATGAGCAAAATGGCGCCTTGTTTACGGAATTGGCAAAATCGGGCAAGGTGAATTTAGCTAGTTTAAAAGTGACCGATAAGCACTACACCGTTAATCAGGTCCAAGGTCGTAATTTTAGCATCATGAGTTTTTATTTCTTTACTTTAATTGCGATGACAATCGGTTATGGCCTACAATTTGGCCTGCGTAATGCCGAGGACGAACAGGCCGATCAATCAGAAAATGGTATTCGCCTTGCTTTAACGCCGGTTCCTAAAATGATGGTGGTCATCAGCAACTTAATTGCAGCGTTAATTGTCTTCTATGCGATCGTCTTGATTGTGCTAGCGGTTTTCCATTGGGGATATCAAATTGACTTTGGCAACCGGTGGGAGCTGATTCTCCTGGTTTGCTTAATGGGGAGCATTTTGCAAATTTGTTTAGGTAAGCTAACCGGTAATTTAATGAGTAAGCGCAGCTATTCACAAAAAATCGGATTTTCTACTCTAATCATTTCATTGTTGTCTTTACTTGCCGGGATGATGGGGACCCAAGAAATCAAATACTGGATCGACCTTAATTTGCCCCTTTTAGGCAAGCTAAATGTGATTAATCTAATCAGCGATAGTATCTATCAATTGTTCTTTTACCAGTCACTATCGACTTTTTATCAGAATTTAGCTTGGCTTTTAGGACTGACAGTCCTGTTTATTTTACTGGATTACCGATTTGAAAGGCGGGTGCAATATGACAGTTTATAA
- the ftsY gene encoding signal recognition particle-docking protein FtsY encodes MGLFDKIKKSLFGEEEAKPDEEKQAKEAKELEAGPAEKAEESPETIRAEQPDQELTDEEEPSAAAEPVAGHAADEEQAEAINDPVPAESLSQEELYEKGLEKTNKGFGARLNQFFAQFRTVDEDFFDNLEELLIESDVGYETATDLTTELRNEAKLQNAKSRDDLKKVIVEKLVELYDKNGDTDNEHLRVHQDGKTNIYLFVGVNGAGKTTTVGKLAKRFRDEGKSVLLAAADTFRAGAVEQLVEWGKRVDVPVVTGKDQADPASVVFDATTKALHDQVDYLLIDTAGRLQNKKNLMGELEKIERTIKKQAPAEPTETLLVLDGSTGQNALLQAKDFDKTTKLTGLVLTKLDGSSKGGVVLAIRNEMKLPVKLVGLGEKSSDLADFDAASYAVGLFHDLV; translated from the coding sequence GTGGGCTTATTTGATAAAATTAAAAAGTCGCTGTTTGGCGAAGAAGAGGCTAAACCCGACGAAGAAAAACAAGCAAAAGAGGCCAAGGAGCTCGAAGCTGGCCCAGCAGAAAAAGCTGAGGAATCGCCTGAAACAATCCGGGCAGAACAGCCCGATCAAGAACTGACTGATGAAGAAGAACCGTCTGCCGCCGCTGAACCAGTTGCTGGGCATGCAGCAGATGAAGAGCAAGCAGAGGCGATTAATGACCCCGTCCCAGCAGAGTCACTTAGCCAGGAAGAATTGTATGAGAAAGGCCTGGAAAAGACTAATAAGGGCTTTGGGGCTCGACTCAACCAATTCTTTGCCCAGTTCCGTACGGTCGATGAGGACTTTTTCGATAATCTGGAAGAGCTCCTAATCGAATCTGACGTGGGTTATGAAACTGCCACAGACTTGACCACGGAGCTACGGAACGAAGCGAAGTTGCAAAACGCTAAGTCGCGTGATGACTTGAAAAAAGTGATCGTTGAAAAACTGGTTGAACTATATGATAAAAATGGCGATACAGACAATGAACACTTGCGAGTCCATCAGGACGGTAAGACTAACATTTATCTCTTTGTTGGCGTCAATGGAGCCGGTAAGACTACCACGGTTGGTAAGTTGGCCAAACGCTTTAGGGATGAAGGCAAATCAGTCCTGCTAGCTGCTGCTGATACCTTCAGAGCAGGTGCGGTGGAGCAGTTGGTTGAATGGGGCAAGCGCGTAGATGTCCCAGTGGTGACCGGTAAGGATCAGGCTGATCCCGCCTCGGTGGTCTTTGATGCGACTACTAAGGCTTTGCACGATCAAGTCGATTACCTGCTAATCGATACAGCCGGTCGCCTGCAGAATAAGAAGAACTTGATGGGTGAACTAGAAAAGATTGAGCGTACCATCAAAAAGCAAGCACCAGCTGAACCGACAGAAACCCTGTTGGTCTTAGATGGTTCAACTGGTCAGAACGCATTGCTTCAAGCCAAGGATTTTGATAAGACGACTAAGTTGACCGGATTAGTTCTAACTAAACTTGATGGCTCGTCTAAAGGTGGGGTGGTCCTAGCCATCAGGAACGAAATGAAGTTGCCCGTAAAGTTAGTTGGACTAGGAGAAAAGTCCAGTGATCTAGCTGACTTTGACGCCGCTAGTTATGCTGTGGGTCTTTTCCATGATCTAGTTTAA
- a CDS encoding sensor histidine kinase produces the protein MKLTNHFYLEISFLTAGGIVLMCSQRFDPLMIRVVLISIISLNLSFWMPAGNLLMTLLLAGLALFDPSFIYFFPVIVRVTLLQTKSHKLLLLVIPLLIQLNWLKLLVLLACLLACYFAYEDRELDRAQQEKRQLQDDSFEQLLTLQQQKLDLETNEQTKLMLQLANERNRIARDIHDNVGHLLSSSIIQLGAVTLLNQDAKLTKPLTELNTTVNRAMDSIRNSVHGIQAKALTLSQALKPIIADFTFCTLQIAGHPFDETSFKQNQIIVMTVKEAFTNVLKHSNASLVTLKFQTLPAFYQVQIADNGTSKGSFSRGMGLASMQQRAEEVGGQLHLYQGNKGFSITLILPRKEENVKNSLS, from the coding sequence ATGAAATTAACAAACCATTTTTATTTAGAAATCAGCTTTTTAACTGCTGGCGGAATCGTCTTAATGTGCAGTCAGAGATTTGACCCGCTAATGATTCGAGTCGTGTTAATTAGCATTATTAGCCTTAATCTCAGTTTCTGGATGCCGGCCGGAAACCTCCTCATGACCCTTTTACTGGCAGGTCTAGCTCTTTTTGATCCCAGCTTTATCTATTTTTTTCCAGTCATTGTCCGCGTAACACTTTTACAGACAAAGTCGCACAAGTTGCTTTTGCTAGTTATTCCGCTGCTGATTCAGCTTAACTGGTTAAAACTATTAGTTCTCTTGGCTTGCCTGCTCGCCTGTTATTTTGCTTACGAAGACCGTGAACTTGACCGGGCCCAACAAGAAAAACGCCAGCTCCAAGACGATAGTTTTGAACAGCTCCTTACACTCCAACAACAAAAACTTGACCTTGAGACTAACGAACAAACAAAATTAATGCTCCAACTAGCTAATGAGCGCAACCGAATTGCTCGTGATATTCACGACAATGTTGGTCATCTCTTGTCTAGTAGCATTATCCAACTCGGAGCGGTGACACTACTGAATCAGGATGCAAAACTTACCAAGCCGTTAACTGAGCTTAACACCACCGTTAATCGCGCCATGGATAGTATCAGAAATAGTGTCCACGGCATTCAAGCAAAAGCCTTAACTTTGAGCCAGGCTCTCAAACCAATTATCGCTGACTTTACTTTTTGCACGCTTCAAATCGCAGGCCACCCATTTGATGAAACCTCTTTTAAGCAAAACCAAATTATCGTGATGACGGTCAAAGAAGCCTTTACCAATGTGCTTAAACATTCTAACGCCAGTCTGGTCACGCTTAAATTTCAAACCCTACCAGCTTTTTACCAAGTGCAAATTGCTGACAATGGAACAAGCAAAGGCTCGTTTTCACGGGGGATGGGGTTAGCAAGTATGCAGCAAAGAGCCGAGGAAGTTGGAGGCCAACTTCATTTGTATCAGGGTAACAAGGGTTTTAGCATCACTTTAATTCTACCCAGAAAGGAAGAAAATGTTAAAAATAGTCTTAGTTGA
- a CDS encoding ABC transporter ATP-binding protein, protein MIIDVQNLVKRYRELTALNHVDLQVQKGDILGLLGPNGSGKSTMINCILALLSYDRGEIKVFDQAMKADSYAIKERIGIVPQDLAFFKELTVQENISYYCGLYLKDRAQVAKNVDQTIELVGLQDFTKFYPKQLSGGLARRLNIACGIAHQPELIFLDEPTVAVDPQSRNRILESIKELNRNGATVVYTTHYMEEVEFLCNQIVILDHGSVIAKGSAAELKAMVKANEQIVITVPLLTKAEEATLLSMPAVQELNYGDQTLAITSTDLQQTMLPVLEYLQQNKIVYADLHTKEVTLNDVFLTITGRELRDEA, encoded by the coding sequence ATGATTATTGATGTTCAGAATTTAGTCAAACGCTATCGCGAGTTGACGGCACTTAATCACGTCGATTTGCAAGTTCAAAAAGGTGACATTCTTGGCTTGTTAGGACCAAATGGTAGTGGCAAATCAACGATGATTAACTGTATTTTAGCACTACTTAGTTATGATCGGGGTGAAATCAAAGTTTTCGATCAAGCGATGAAGGCAGATAGCTACGCAATTAAAGAGCGCATTGGGATTGTTCCCCAGGACCTGGCGTTTTTTAAAGAGCTCACGGTACAGGAAAACATTAGTTACTATTGCGGTTTATATCTTAAAGATCGGGCGCAGGTAGCAAAGAATGTGGATCAGACGATTGAATTAGTTGGCTTGCAGGACTTTACTAAATTTTATCCCAAGCAGCTTAGTGGGGGCTTAGCCCGGCGCCTTAATATTGCTTGCGGAATTGCTCATCAGCCTGAATTGATTTTTCTAGATGAACCGACAGTTGCCGTAGACCCGCAAAGTCGCAATCGAATTTTGGAGAGCATTAAAGAATTGAACCGAAATGGGGCGACCGTCGTTTACACAACTCACTACATGGAAGAAGTTGAGTTTTTGTGTAACCAAATTGTGATTTTGGACCATGGTTCAGTCATTGCTAAGGGTTCTGCTGCTGAACTTAAGGCGATGGTCAAAGCTAATGAACAGATTGTCATAACAGTTCCTTTGCTTACTAAAGCAGAAGAAGCTACTTTGTTAAGCATGCCAGCGGTTCAGGAACTTAATTACGGTGATCAAACTTTAGCAATTACTAGTACCGACTTGCAACAAACGATGCTGCCGGTCCTTGAATATTTGCAACAAAATAAAATTGTCTATGCCGATCTTCATACTAAAGAAGTGACATTAAACGATGTCTTCTTAACAATCACCGGTCGGGAACTGAGGGATGAAGCATGA
- a CDS encoding ABC transporter permease: MTVYKTILKILLKNIGELILALGVTMVMLLIFTFQQKSSASQAAKVAVITTKSSKLTKSLTEYLSHQQKVVNIKDQSQKGIDDALFFQTADYILYLPADFEAQIKSGRKPALKTQVRPGTYSKELVDSNVDQYLNTLRLYQTKLPNLKWDQLLTKTSHTLSKQGKVKLDESYERREKQSGAATIYNLVAYGIFIIIFGAFSTVNLVFNRQEIKVRNQCSPLKPRALSTQINRGLSTYLMATSTLFLFLIFISAGLNPNKVTLLFMLNSLLFILSIVTLSSLITSLFKNVQALNGFENIYGLGSCFLGGVFVSSSLLPSFVNKIACFTPVYWFTKNNNLIGNTVNFNAKFYQAFGQSMLIVVGFTIAFWTLQVLSEQINLTNHWNWTKAAG, encoded by the coding sequence ATGACAGTTTATAAGACGATTTTAAAAATATTACTCAAAAATATCGGCGAACTTATCTTGGCTTTGGGAGTTACGATGGTGATGCTGTTGATTTTTACCTTTCAACAAAAGAGTTCTGCCAGTCAAGCGGCCAAAGTTGCGGTAATTACAACTAAATCAAGTAAGCTCACTAAGTCCTTAACCGAATATTTAAGCCACCAGCAAAAAGTTGTCAATATCAAAGACCAGAGTCAAAAAGGAATTGATGATGCGCTATTTTTTCAAACTGCGGATTACATTTTGTACTTGCCGGCAGATTTTGAAGCGCAAATAAAGTCAGGTCGCAAGCCTGCACTCAAAACACAAGTTCGTCCTGGTACTTATAGCAAGGAGTTGGTCGACAGTAACGTTGATCAATATTTAAATACTTTGCGGCTGTACCAAACAAAATTGCCCAATTTAAAATGGGATCAACTTTTAACTAAGACGAGCCACACTCTAAGCAAGCAAGGAAAGGTTAAACTTGATGAATCTTATGAAAGGCGAGAAAAACAAAGCGGTGCAGCAACTATTTACAATCTAGTTGCTTATGGAATTTTCATTATTATCTTTGGAGCCTTTAGTACGGTGAATTTAGTCTTTAATCGCCAGGAAATTAAAGTACGCAACCAGTGTTCACCGCTTAAGCCGCGCGCATTATCCACGCAGATTAATCGAGGCTTGTCGACCTATCTGATGGCGACGAGTACGCTTTTCTTGTTTCTGATTTTCATTTCTGCGGGGCTAAATCCGAATAAAGTGACCTTGCTATTTATGCTTAATTCTTTGCTCTTTATCCTTTCAATTGTCACTCTTTCGAGCTTAATTACTAGTTTATTTAAAAACGTACAAGCTTTAAATGGATTTGAAAACATTTACGGTTTAGGCAGTTGTTTTTTAGGCGGAGTCTTTGTTTCTAGCAGTTTGCTGCCCAGTTTCGTTAATAAAATTGCTTGCTTTACGCCAGTTTATTGGTTTACGAAAAACAACAATTTAATTGGTAACACCGTAAATTTCAATGCCAAGTTTTACCAAGCATTTGGTCAGTCCATGCTAATTGTTGTTGGTTTTACAATCGCCTTTTGGACGCTGCAAGTCTTGAGCGAGCAAATTAACCTCACTAACCACTGGAATTGGACTAAGGCAGCCGGTTAA